The DNA segment TGCATGAACAAATGTCTGTTTATAGAATACAAGGTCAAGGACTTTCTTATAATAATAAAGCATTGATTCGTACAGTAATGAATAATCCAGAACATTTTATGTGTCTAAAAAGGAATTTCCCTATTGTAAATAAATATTGTGTAAATGATACCATTTCTAAGACATTTTTTGAAAGGGCTTTAATACAAGAATCGTTAAATGCGAAAATTATTGATTATCTTCAATCTTTAAGATTTAATTACCGTCGATTTTTTAAAATGGCATTTAAAGTCATATTTAAAAAGGTTGTTGATGTATGAAATTACTTAGAAGATCTCAATTTATGAATCTAATTAATCTCAATATAAAGAATAAGTGTTTCTCTGAAAGCCAATATTTAATTTTTTCTTTCTTCGAATAATTAATATAACGCCACATCCTATCAGATTCGGGGAATGTTGTTTTCCATTTTTTGTAATTTATTAGAGGTGGAAAAAGATAATAGCGTTTGATATTGAATTTTCTAAGTTTTAGTTCATTTTGGAATCTTTCACTATATAAACCTACTGATACCAAAAAGTCTTCAACGCTAGTTATAGCCTTGATGTGATCTGATATACTTTTTGATATTTGGTTAGAATAGCGATTAGTATTATATTGTACATAGTGGTATAAATACTTATGTATATTAGAACATTTCTTTGCATAATAATATAGCTTTATTGAAGTTATATAATCTTCACCGATCTCAATATCGGAGTTAAATCTTATATTATTGAAAATATCTTTTTTTACTAAAATTTTCCACATCGTTGGACCAATATTATAATTTATTAGTCTAAAGATATTTTCTTCGCAATCATTTGAGTAGTTTTCATAGTGAAATGTACGTCTCTCGTTTCCATAGTCTTTTGTATAGTCACATCCAATAATGTCTATTGTGCTGTCACCTGCAACTGTAATCATTTGCTCTATCATGTCTGCTTCAATCCAATCATCGCTATCTACGAATAAAACATATTTACCTTTGGCATTGTCTAATAGATCATTTCTTGTAGTGGCAATACCTTTATTCTCAAGATGAGAAATAATCGTTATCTTACTTTTGTCAATATTTTTTTTGTCAATATAGCTTTTTAATATGGCTAAACTTTTATCAGGAGAACAGTCATCAACAAAAACATATTCTATCTCCGGATATGTTTGATGGAAAATGGAATCTAAGCATTTTGCTATATATTTTTCCACTTTGTAAATAGGAACTAATATAGATACTAGCATTATACTATCTTATTAATTTACAAATAGTGCGCAGTAAAAATGATGTTATTTTATGAAGTCTGTAGGTCTTACTAATTTTTGCAATATATTTTATCATTTGATCATCCGCATATTTTAATGGTTCATAGTCTTTAAGAATTCTGGCAGGGATGTTATCTATAAGTACACTTCTGCGTTCTGATTCTCTTTCTTCATTATTAGTAACACTGATGCCTGTTGTATCAACTTTTGCTATAATATTCTTGTCAAATACATGGCTACAATTATTTACTATTAATGTCTTAATCCAGAATTCCCAGTCGGAAACAATTTTTAATTCTTCATTATATGGATATTTACGTAGGAATTCCGTCTTAATAAATGACGCTTGATGGCTGATTGTACTTCGATAAAGTGTTAGGAATGTAACGTCTTTTTCTGTATCAAAACGTATGCTATTCTCATCTGTCCCTATGGTAACTCCAGTTATGATGTCTTCCTTATAATGATTAGAGAA comes from the Xylanibacter oryzae DSM 17970 genome and includes:
- a CDS encoding glycosyltransferase family 2 protein, encoding MLVSILVPIYKVEKYIAKCLDSIFHQTYPEIEYVFVDDCSPDKSLAILKSYIDKKNIDKSKITIISHLENKGIATTRNDLLDNAKGKYVLFVDSDDWIEADMIEQMITVAGDSTIDIIGCDYTKDYGNERRTFHYENYSNDCEENIFRLINYNIGPTMWKILVKKDIFNNIRFNSDIEIGEDYITSIKLYYYAKKCSNIHKYLYHYVQYNTNRYSNQISKSISDHIKAITSVEDFLVSVGLYSERFQNELKLRKFNIKRYYLFPPLINYKKWKTTFPESDRMWRYINYSKKEKIKYWLSEKHLFFILRLIRFIN
- a CDS encoding glycosyltransferase family 2 protein, with amino-acid sequence MKLSIITINYNNSKGLENTIKSIISQDFKDYEYIVIDGGSNDSSIDIIKKYSDKIDYWVSEPDKGIYNAMNKGVSHAHGEYSNFMNSGDIFYNSSVLKSVFSNHYKEDIITGVTIGTDENSIRFDTEKDVTFLTLYRSTISHQASFIKTEFLRKYPYNEELKIVSDWEFWIKTLIVNNCSHVFDKNIIAKVDTTGISVTNNEERESERRSVLIDNIPARILKDYEPLKYADDQMIKYIAKISKTYRLHKITSFLLRTICKLIR